GGGATGACGCGCGCGTGCACCAGCACAAGATCAAGATCACCGTGTTCGGGGACCGCGAGCTCCTCCCCAAGGAGGTCGTCGAGGCGATCGAGTACGCGGAGAACCGCACGAAGGACTACGACGCGTACCGCTTCAACCTCGCCGTGGCGTACGGGGGCCGCGAGGAGATCCTGACCGCCATCCGCGACGTCGTGCGGGACGCGCAGGCGGGCAAGGTCGGACCCGAGGACATCAACGAGAAGTTCTTCTCCCGTCGACTGTACACGGCGGACCTCCCCGATCCCGACCTCGTCCTGCGGACGAGCGGCGAGGAGCGGATCTCGAATTTTCTCCTGTGGCAACTCGCCTACGCGGAGCTGTACTTCGTCGACGTGTACTGGCCCGGCTTCCGGAAGATCGACTTCCTGCGGGCGATCCGCTCGTACCAACAGCGCGCCCGGCGGTACGGCGCCTGACGACGACCGCATCCCTTAAGTCGGTGCGGCCTCTCCCGGACGCGCGATGAAAGGAGAGGTCGTGTACTACCGGCTCTTCGACCTGGGCGCCGCGATTGATCTGGACGAGGTCCAACGCCGCGTCGACATGCCGTTCCTCTCCGGGCGCATCGTCTCCGAACGCGGCGCGCCCAAGTACGCGCGACTCGGACAGCCCCTCCTGGTCCACGTGGACCAGCGGGAGGTGGACACGAACCTGGACCGGCTGACGTTCACGATCGCCGTGAAGCTCTACGGGGTCGGCGCCCTGTCCGTGGTCCTCCGGACGCCCTTCGAAGTGGACACGCTCCGGGACCTGCGGCCCTACGGGACCGTGCGGATCCGGGAGGGCGGGAAGGACGCATCCCTGGACGAGTACGGGGCACGCATCGCGGAGCGCATCGAGGAGGACCTAGTCCCCTACATGCACGACTCCTACGAGATCAAGGTGGAGCCCGAGCCCTATACGGTCTACTGCATCACGGTCTCGGAACACCCCGTGCGCACGTTCGCGAACGGCTGGCGCCGGGAGGTCACCGCGCTCCTCGCGTCGGATCCGCGCCCCGACGACATCAGCGACGCCGAGGTCGAGGACACCTGGAAGAACTGGCTCTCGTACTACCAGGACGACCTCGTCGTCGTGGAGTGGGAGACGGCCCTCGTGCTCGAACCGACCGCGTCCTACGAGGACACCCTCGCCGTGTTCGAAATCGCAAACCTGCAGCTCCTCGAGTTGCGAACGTACGACGCGTACCTGGACAAGATCATCGACAAGGCGTACGATGACCTCGAAGATCTCCTGGGACGCACGACCCTGTTCCGCAGCGGCGGCGGCAAGCTCAAGGAGCTCGCGGAGCTGCGGATGGATCTCTCCGAGGCGACGTTCCAGGTCGACAACATCTCGAAGCTCTGGGGCGACTGGTTCCTGGGCAAGGTCTACCGTGTCTGCTCCAAGAAGTTCGAACTGGAATCCTGGCGGCACACGGTGGAGGAGAAGATGGGCGACCTGAGCGACATCTACCAGGTGGCCCAAGCCGAGGTCGAGGGACGACGCATGTTCATCCTCGAGCTCCTCGTGGTCCTCTTCTTCATCATCGATCTGTTCCTCATCGCGTTCCACGTGTGACGTGCGGATGGGCCGTCCTCAGGGCTGCGCCGCACGTCGGGCACTCCTCGTGCCAGTCCGGCCACGTGCGGCCGCAACCCGTGCAACGGTACGTCCACCGCCACGTCTCCTTGATCCCCGGGGCGAGGACGGGCTCGTACGCCAGGCCGAGGAGACGCGCGACGTTCTGGATCGAGTAGTCGTCGGTCACCAGGATGCCGTCCACCTCCGTGGCGAGCGCGAGGAGCTCCCGGTCCGTCCGAGACAGACGCGGAGCGTCTCCGCTGGCCTCGCACGCGGCCCGCACGCGCTCGAGGACCGCGGTCCCCGGGGATGCGATGCGGACCTGAGTCTCCAGGACGGCCTCGAGCTGCGGGGTCATCCCATGGCGGTGCAGTTCCCGGAGGACGCCGGGCACGGTCAAGAGGTCTCCCGGGAACTGACGCCCCGTGAGGAGGGCCGACGCATCCAGGACGCGCCGCATGCCATCCTGCACTCCGTCCCAGCTCACAAGGATTCCGGCGCGCCTTCACCCGATGCCGCTCGGACCGAGGACGGGTTGGAATTCCCAGACGCCGCCCACCTGCTGGACCGACCGACCCAGGTCCAGATCGAGGGTGAGGGTGGTCGTGCCACCGCCGTGGACGGTGAATGGGGTCCCCGCCACGACCGCGCCGTTGCGGACGGCCATCGTGACGGGTGCTCCGCCGGACAGGATGCCCTGGGCGGAGCTCACGACAATTCGAAGCTGCGAGTAGGTCCCAGGGGCCACGCGGTCCACGGCGAGGAGATCGCTCACGTTCGCTGCCGCCAGAAAATCGATCCGGGTCACACTGAGGTCCAAGGGGATCCATCCGCTGTCGTTGGCCGCATCGGCGGGATGGACCGCGACCTCGGAGAAGGTGATTGTCAGGGAGGACCAGATCGGCGGGGAGTCGTGAATCCGGATCGCCAGGCTGCCGGTTGCCGTCGAGGTGAGGTAGTACGCCGCCCCGGTGCCTACGAGGAAGACGCCGAGCATGAGGACAATCGCGACGCGCGCTCGCACCCTGCCTCTCTCCCCGCGCCGGCCATCTCGACAACCGCCTAAAAAGGTACTGTAGGGTCGGCACCTAGGCGGAGACCCCGGGGGCCGCGAGCCCGATCGTCTCGTAGACGCGGTCGATGGCGCCCCGCGCGCGGTCCGCGTCGTTGGTCTTCACCAGAATCTTGCCGCTCTCGTACAACGTGAGCTCAGGGTCGCCCTCGAGGATGAGCATGACCTTCACGTCGTTCACGCGCCACCCCGAGCCGCGGAGGCGCTGCGCGGCCTGGGCGAGGTCCACCCGCGAGGGCTTCTTCAACGTGGAGACGAAGGCCGTCGCCGTGCGACACGGCTTCATCAGGTAGTACGTCACGACGTCGCCTTCCGCCCGAGGGCCTCGGGAACAGGCGGGCGCTCCCCTTTGAACCTTTCTGGGGCGACGTGGGCGAGGCATGCGGCGACGAGCCCGTCGATGTCCAGTTTCGTCTCTTCCGCGAGGATCTGCTCGAGCCGGGCCGCCGTCGCGGGCCGCGGCGGTCCCAGGAGATCGCAGATCTCCGGGCCCACGGAGACGTCGTACGTGCCGATCGTCTTCGCGCGGTCCATGATCTCCTGCTTGTCCATGCCGATCAGCGGGCGCAGGACCGGATGGCGGGCCACCGCATCGATCGCGCGGAGGTTCATCAACGTCTGGCTCGAGACCTGCCCGAGGTTCTCTCCGGTCACGAGCACGTCCGCGTCCTCGCGGTCTGCGATCGCGTCCGCGAGCCGGACCATGAGGCGCTTGGTGAGGACGAAGTAGAAACGGCGACGGCAGGCGTGGGCGACCTCGGCGAACGCCTCGCCCACGCGCACCACGTACAGCATGGGGAACCCGAGGATCCCCACGAGCTTCCTCGATTTGACCGAGGATCCCGCATCCGTGATGGGTTCCAGGGAGAAGTGGGCCGCGACTAGGTCGAAGCCCTGGCGCGCCATGAGGTGCCCCGCCACGGGACTGTCGAAGCCGCCGCTCAGGAGCAGGATGGCCCGTCGTCCCATGTCAGGCCCCCACATACTTCGCGTACACGGCTCGCGCGGCCGATTCGTCCTTCACGCCGCGAATCAAGGCGCGGCCGTCCGGGAACAGGGTGAGGTGGTGGCCCTCCACGTCCGCGATGAGGATGCTGCCTGCGCGCCGCACGGTGCCGAGCTTCCCGAGTCGGCGTCCGAGCGCGTCCAGGTCGACGTGGGCGCGGCGCAGGGGATCAAGGGACACCGTGTCGCTGCCGCACACCGAGGCGAGGACCTGGGAACGTTTCGCGCCGAGGAACCCCCGTTCCCCGCGACCGCACGCGGGGCAGTCGCCCTTCCGGGCAACGCGGATCCGCTGGATTTCCGGCCTCCATCCGTCGACGACCAGCAAGTCACCCGAGGGCGCTTCGCCGAGAAGGAGACGGATCGCCTCGCCCGCCTGGATGGCCCCGACTTGGGCGGAGACCGCGTTGAGGATGCCGGCCGTCTCGCAGGTCGGCAAGCTACCGGGCGCGGGCATGTTCGGGTTCAGGCAGCGGAAGCACGCGGTCTCGGGCGAGCGAATCGCGAAGACCATGCCGAACGTTCCGACGGCGCCGCCGTACACGAATGGGATGCGTGCATCGAGGGCGGCCTCGTTGAGCAGATAACGCGTCTCGAGGTTGTCTGTCCCGTCCACGATGAGATCGGCCGTCCCGAGGACCTCGTGGACCGTCGCCGCGTGAACATCCTTGGCCAAGGCGTCGACCTCGATGGAAGAATTGACGGACCGCAGGCGGTCCGCCGCCACCTCCGCCTTCGGCCGGTCCACGTCGGCCTCGGAGTACAGGGTCTGCCGCTGGAGGTTCACGATCTCCACGACATCCCGATCCACGAGACGCAGGTGCCCGACCCCGGCGCGGGCCAGGAGGTCTGCGGCGACGCATCCGAGGGCGCCGAGGCCCACGACGACGATGTGGGAGTGGGAGAGGCTCGCCTGACCTCGGGTGCCGAGTTCGGGGAGGACGGTCTGGCGTCGGTACCGATCCGCGGGAGCCACCCGGCGAGTAACGGAGGGGCTGCATATGGGCTTTGTCACCCGGCTCGGGACTGCGCGGTCTCGAGACCTACCTCGGCAAGCGACGTTCGACGGACGCGACCTCGCGGCCAACGCCAGCGCCTTAGGAGGGCAGGATGAAGGCGAGGTGCAGTTGGGAGCGCAGCTCCTCGACATCCCTCCGGACGTCCTCTCCGCGGGCCGCGCGCGACATGAGGCCGGCGACGGCTTGCATGTGTTCCTCCGTCGCCCCCATCCGCGTGATCTCGTTCGTCCCGATGCGGCCCACGGCGTCCACGATCAGGTTGTTCTGCTCGAGGCGGTCCGCGAACTCCCACGGAGTCAGGTGCCAGTCCTCCTTCAGCCTCTCGGCGTCGATGAGGAGCTGGTGGGAGCGGGAGAACCCGAGCGACTTGAACTTCACGGGGAACCCCCACTTGGCGAGTTGCGTGCCCAGGGCCTGGCTGTTCGCCACGACCTGCGTTGCGTACGCCTTGCCCCACGTCTTCATTTCGAGGAGGACCTGCGCGGTCGCGGCGATCCGGTTCCAGTGGGCGTTGTCCTGCGTGCGCCACATGATCGTGTCCATGGCGCGGTCGAAGAGGTCCGCGCGGTTGGACAGGAGGAGACCTCCCTGCGGCCCCGGGAACGACTTGTGCGTGCTCGCGGTGAGGATGTCGACGCCCTCAAGGAACGGTCGCTGGAACTCGCCGCCCGCGATGAGACCAAGGACGTGGGACGCATCGTACGCGAGGACGGCGTTCACGTCGTCGCAGGCACCGCGGAGCCAGCGCAGGTTGTACGGGAAGAGAATGAGGCTCGCGCCCACGAGGACGAGCCTCGGCCGCGTCGCGATCACCGCGTCCGCGGCCTTCTTCGGGTCCACGTTCCAGCTCTTCGTGTCGAACGGGAGGAAGTCGACCTTCAGGTCGAGGTAGTCCGGGAGGAACCCGGGCATGTAGCCGTCGTAGCCCCCGTGCTCCGCGGAGATGACGAGGATGCGATCGCCGCGGCGCGTGCAGGCCTGGAGCATGAGGAATCCGGCGAGATGGCCGGAGAGCGGTTTCAGGGAGGCGTGGGTGACGCCGAAGACCTCACGGGCGAGGCCCTCGGCCAGCGCCTCCATCCGGTCCGTGTGCCGCGTACCGCGGTACGCGTTCTTCGCTTCGCCGAGCCCGGGTGCAAAGCGCGCGGGGAGCGTGTACCGATGGACGAAGTCCGTCGCGAGCAGGGAGCGCGCCGCCTCGCTCATCACGTTTTCGGAGGGCTGGAGGTTCAGGACTTGCTGAAGACGCCAACGCTCGTGGTCCCGGACGATCGCATCCAGCTCGAACACGGAAGACGGTACGCCGAATCGGATATAAGGCCCATTGGCGGAGGCGCGCGTCCGTCAGTTGTACAGGTTGAACTCGTCCTTGTCCGGGGTCGAGTCCCACTCCTCGTCGGACTCCTCGAAGACGGCGTTGAAAAGCGCGTTGACCACCTCGCGCAGCTGCTGGATCTCGTTGCGGAGACGGCTGAGTTCCTTCATGACGTCGTCGTTGGAGACGGCCATCGCGACCTTCCGGAGGTCGTTTAACACGGGGTAGGTTCTTATCACTTTGCCTTCGATTATGAATGCTAATTCTCGGAACGAACCATCGAGCCGTGACACGCCCTCGGCTCAGTGATGCCGAGGCCCTCGATCCCTGCGGTCGCGGTCCCGGCCGCCGTGCCCGCGCCGGTCCTGCCCGCCGTGTCGGTCCCGGCCGCCCCGGTCGTCGCGACGGTCCCGGCCCCCGTGACCTCCTTGGCCCCCGCGGCCGAAGTCCCGGCCGCCCCGGTCCTCGCGGCGAGGCCGCTGGGGCACCTTCCCGCCGCCGAGTTCCGCCGGGGGCACGTCGAGCCGCAGGCTGTCGTAGTCGCGGGCGATCTTCCTCCGCTCCGTGCGCTCGCACCGCGGGCAGAACAAGTCCCGGCCCCGCAGTTCGAGAGGCCCGCGGCATTGGCCGCAGAGGGCCTTCACGACGCCGAGATCGGGCTCCGCGGTCGTGAGCTGGACGGAGGGCTTGGTCTGGATGACCTTGGCCCGGATGATGTCCCCGAGGTGGTACATGTCCCGGATGTCCTCCGTGTACTCTTCGGACACATTCGAGATGTGGATCGTCCCGTTGGTCTCGCCGCTCACCTGGCGGGCCCGTCCGTGGATCGCACTCACGGTCGCGGTGGCCATCATGCCGCGGATTTCGTCGACCACGGCGTAGACGATGTCGCCGGGCTGGAGCTCCGCGGGCGGGTTGAACGGACGCACGCGTGCCACGCGGCTCTGCTCGTCGAGATGCAGCACGCCCGGCGTGGAGGCGAACACGAGTCCGTCCTTCTCGTACGTGCCTTCGCCCGGCTCAAATTCCTCCGCCACGGCGATCTGGTCGCCCGGTAGGACCATCTTGGGTTCCATGCTTCTTCCTCGCGTGTGTCCGACGAAAGAAGGCGCCCGGTATTTAGCCCTTCGCGGTCTCCGTCCTCAAGAGGATCACGGGGATCCGGCGCACCTCCTCCCGATGGAAAGGAAAGGTCCGCGCAAGGGGGAACGCGTAGGGGACCCGGTCCGTCACGCGCCCACCCTGGGCTTCGATGCGCCGGAGCAGGAAGTCCTGCGTGGCGGCGTTGTGGAAGCTGTAGACGACGCGACCCAGGGCGATCGCCCTGTCGAGGAACGGCAGGTCGGCGTGCTTCTTCTGCGACCCGAACGGAGGGTTCATCAGGACCGTGTCGAAGGTTCCCTGGATCGACCTGACGTCCGCGGTCCGCCATTCGGCATCGATCTGGACGCGCCGCGCGTTGGCCTCCGCGACCCGAATCGCCGCCGGATCGGCATCGACGCCGACCACCGAGGCGGCACCGAGCAGTCTCGCCGCGATTCCCAGAACCCCGTTCCCGCAGCCGGCGTCCAGCACGCGGCGACCTTCCAAATCACCCTTCCCGTACGCGATGAAACCCAGCTCGGCCACCACGCCGGCCGGGGTCGGGTACTGCTCCATGTCGGGCCGGGGCGACGGCACGGGCTCCAGGGACTGGAGGATCCGTTCCAGCTCGACTTTCTTCACGCGCGCACCCGTCTTGGGCTCACTCGTCGGTGAGTGCGGTCGCGCTCGCCTCAACGCCGCGGTTTGTGATCGTCGCCGTGAAATCCCCAGGCCCGTGCCAGGCGATCACGATAAGACCGTCCCGCTCGAGCGCCGCCATCTCTCGCTGCAGCTCGTCGAAGTCCACGCCCCGCAGAATCTCGAAGAACTGGGCCTTCTTCAGGCCCAGGGTGCCCCGCTTGGCGAGCAAGAGGAGAATCTTGTCCCGGAGACCGTGCTCCACCGCGCGCGCCTGCTCCGTGCGCATCGCACGCTCCACGATCTCGACCGCGAGGGCGTTGAAGGCGTCGTCCACGAACTCGCCGGACTTCGCCGACGTCATGACCCAGGGTGCCGCGAAGGAATCGGCGGTCTTCTGGACATCCTCGTCGGAGAACGCCCGTCGGTCGATCAGGTCCTTCTTGTTCACGATGATGTAGATGGGGACGTCGCCGGAGATCT
This portion of the Thermoplasmata archaeon genome encodes:
- a CDS encoding Rab family GTPase — protein: MPTIRQMKTKLVLMGEGGVGKTSLIRRFVLNEYQDTYMHTIGTKVSKIELTVPHGADVEVRMDMSIFDIMGQHGFRDLIRETYFHGAQALMAVCDLTRMDSLAALTSWIPSGLEISGDVPIYIIVNKKDLIDRRAFSDEDVQKTADSFAAPWVMTSAKSGEFVDDAFNALAVEIVERAMRTEQARAVEHGLRDKILLLLAKRGTLGLKKAQFFEILRGVDFDELQREMAALERDGLIVIAWHGPGDFTATITNRGVEASATALTDE
- a CDS encoding serine hydroxymethyltransferase, with translation MFELDAIVRDHERWRLQQVLNLQPSENVMSEAARSLLATDFVHRYTLPARFAPGLGEAKNAYRGTRHTDRMEALAEGLAREVFGVTHASLKPLSGHLAGFLMLQACTRRGDRILVISAEHGGYDGYMPGFLPDYLDLKVDFLPFDTKSWNVDPKKAADAVIATRPRLVLVGASLILFPYNLRWLRGACDDVNAVLAYDASHVLGLIAGGEFQRPFLEGVDILTASTHKSFPGPQGGLLLSNRADLFDRAMDTIMWRTQDNAHWNRIAATAQVLLEMKTWGKAYATQVVANSQALGTQLAKWGFPVKFKSLGFSRSHQLLIDAERLKEDWHLTPWEFADRLEQNNLIVDAVGRIGTNEITRMGATEEHMQAVAGLMSRAARGEDVRRDVEELRSQLHLAFILPS
- a CDS encoding ThiF family adenylyltransferase — protein: MAPADRYRRQTVLPELGTRGQASLSHSHIVVVGLGALGCVAADLLARAGVGHLRLVDRDVVEIVNLQRQTLYSEADVDRPKAEVAADRLRSVNSSIEVDALAKDVHAATVHEVLGTADLIVDGTDNLETRYLLNEAALDARIPFVYGGAVGTFGMVFAIRSPETACFRCLNPNMPAPGSLPTCETAGILNAVSAQVGAIQAGEAIRLLLGEAPSGDLLVVDGWRPEIQRIRVARKGDCPACGRGERGFLGAKRSQVLASVCGSDTVSLDPLRRAHVDLDALGRRLGKLGTVRRAGSILIADVEGHHLTLFPDGRALIRGVKDESAARAVYAKYVGA
- a CDS encoding exosome complex RNA-binding protein Csl4 yields the protein MEPKMVLPGDQIAVAEEFEPGEGTYEKDGLVFASTPGVLHLDEQSRVARVRPFNPPAELQPGDIVYAVVDEIRGMMATATVSAIHGRARQVSGETNGTIHISNVSEEYTEDIRDMYHLGDIIRAKVIQTKPSVQLTTAEPDLGVVKALCGQCRGPLELRGRDLFCPRCERTERRKIARDYDSLRLDVPPAELGGGKVPQRPRREDRGGRDFGRGGQGGHGGRDRRDDRGGRDRHGGQDRRGHGGRDRDRRDRGPRHH
- the uppS gene encoding polyprenyl diphosphate synthase, yielding MRVDVSKIVSDAAYQAYERRLMHSVKAGTVPRHVAIIMDGNRRFAKEIGLGNELEGHTKGRDKLEEVLEWCLEVGVRILTVYAFSTENIRRPSDEVQHLMHLFAENFRRVGDDARVHQHKIKITVFGDRELLPKEVVEAIEYAENRTKDYDAYRFNLAVAYGGREEILTAIRDVVRDAQAGKVGPEDINEKFFSRRLYTADLPDPDLVLRTSGEERISNFLLWQLAYAELYFVDVYWPGFRKIDFLRAIRSYQQRARRYGA
- a CDS encoding nucleic acid-binding protein; this encodes MRRVLDASALLTGRQFPGDLLTVPGVLRELHRHGMTPQLEAVLETQVRIASPGTAVLERVRAACEASGDAPRLSRTDRELLALATEVDGILVTDDYSIQNVARLLGLAYEPVLAPGIKETWRWTYRCTGCGRTWPDWHEECPTCGAALRTAHPHVTRGTR
- a CDS encoding DUF4382 domain-containing protein, with product MRARVAIVLMLGVFLVGTGAAYYLTSTATGSLAIRIHDSPPIWSSLTITFSEVAVHPADAANDSGWIPLDLSVTRIDFLAAANVSDLLAVDRVAPGTYSQLRIVVSSAQGILSGGAPVTMAVRNGAVVAGTPFTVHGGGTTTLTLDLDLGRSVQQVGGVWEFQPVLGPSGIG
- a CDS encoding METTL5 family protein, which codes for MKKVELERILQSLEPVPSPRPDMEQYPTPAGVVAELGFIAYGKGDLEGRRVLDAGCGNGVLGIAARLLGAASVVGVDADPAAIRVAEANARRVQIDAEWRTADVRSIQGTFDTVLMNPPFGSQKKHADLPFLDRAIALGRVVYSFHNAATQDFLLRRIEAQGGRVTDRVPYAFPLARTFPFHREEVRRIPVILLRTETAKG